A single genomic interval of Equus quagga isolate Etosha38 chromosome 19, UCLA_HA_Equagga_1.0, whole genome shotgun sequence harbors:
- the TMPO gene encoding thymopoietin isoform X1, with the protein MPEFLEDPSVLTKEKLKSELVANNVTLPAGEQRKDVYVQLYLQHLTARNRPPLAAGANSKGPPDFSSDEEREPTPVLGSGAAGRSRAAVGRKATKKTDRPRLEDKDDLDVTELTNEELLDQLVRYGVNPGPIVGTTRKLYEKKLLKLREQGTESRSSTPLPTISSSAENTRQNGSNDSDRYSDNEEGKKKEHKKVKSTRDFVPFSELPTTPSGGFFQDISFPEISTRPPLGRTELQAAKKVHTSKGDPPREPLIATALPGREQLQKLASGGNLFTSSKSSHDRCLEKSSSTSSQHELTAMLVSTAASPSLIKETTTTCYKDIVENIYRGEKSGIQPLCTERSHVTESERSQVISPPLAQAIRDYVNSLLVQGGVGSLPGTSNSTPPLDVENTRKRIDQSNYQETESLTPPRKFPRLSEKSVEEKDSGSFVGFQNIPESELMSSFTKAVVSHSLTTLGIEMSKQSQHDKIDAPEQSFPFHESILKVIEEEWQQIDRQLPSLACKYPISSREATRILSVPKVDDEILGCISEATPPAGIQAASTESCDKQVDLALCRAYEAAASALQIATHTAFVVRAMQADISQTAQILSSDPSRVHQALGILSKTYDAASFLCEAAFDEVKMAAHTMGSSTLGRRYLWLKDCKINPASKNKLAVTPFKGGTLFGGEVYKVIKKRGNKH; encoded by the exons ATGCCGGAGTTCCTGGAAGACCCCTCGGTCCTGACGAAAGAGAAGTTGAAGAGTGAGTTGGTCGCCAACAATGTGACGCTCCCGGCCGGCGAGCAGCGCAAAGACGTGTACGTGCAGCTCTACCTGCAGCACCTCACGGCGCGCAACCGGCCGCCGCTCGCCGCCGGCGCCAACAGCAAGGGGCCCCCGGACTTCTCCAGCGACGAGGAGCGCGAGCCCACCCCGGTCCTCGGCTCCGGGGCCGCAGGCCGCAGCCGTGCCGCCGTCGGCAGG AAAGCCACAAAGAAAACTGATAGACCCAGACTAGAAGATAAAGATGATCTAGATGTAACAGAGCTAACTAATGAAGAGCTTCTGGATCAGCTTGTGAGATATGGAGTGAATCCTGGTCCTATTGTGG GAACAACCAGGAAGCTGTATGAGAAAAAGCTGTTGAAACTGAGGGAACaaggaacagaatcaagatcATCTACCCCTCTGCCAACAATTTCTTCTTCAGCAGAAAATACAAGACAGAATGGAAGTAATGACTCTGACAGATACAGTGACAACGaagaag gaaagaagaaagaacacaagaAAGTGAAGTCCACTAGggattttgttcctttttctgaaCTTCCAACTACTCCCTCTGGTGGATTTTTTCAGgatatttcttttcctgaaatctCCACCCGTCCTCCTTTGGGCAGGACTGAACTACAGGCAGCTAAGAAAGTACATACTTCTAAGGGAGACCCACCTAGGGAACCTCTTATTGCTACAGCCTTGCCTGGCAGGGAGCAGTTGCAGAAGTTAGCCTCTGGAGGGAATTTGTTTACTTCCTCCAAGTCTAGCCATGATAGATGTTTAGAGAAAAGTTCTTCGACATCTTCTCAGCATGAACTCACTGCCATGTTGGTCTCTACTGCAGCTTCTCCTTCACTGATTAAAGAAACCACCACTACTTGCTATAAAGACatagtagaaaatatttaccGTGGCGAGAAAAGTGGAATTCAACCATTATGTACTGAGAGGTCCCATGTTACAGAGTCTGAGAGATCACAAGTAATTTCTCCACCACTTGCTCAGGCAATCAGAGATTATGTCAATTCTCTGTTGGTCCAGGGTGGGGTAGGTAGTTTGCCTGGGACTTCTAACTCTACACCCCCACTGGATGTAGAAAACACAAGGAAGAGAATTGATCAATCTAATTATCAAGAAACTGAATCCCTGACTCCTCCACGAAAATTCCCTAGACTCAGTGAAAAGTCAGTAGAGGAAAAGGATTCGGGTTCCTTTGtgggatttcaaaatatacctgAATCTGAACTGATGTCGTCTTTCACCAAAGCTGTtgtctctcactcactcactacCTTAGGCATAGAAATGTCTAAACAGTCACAGCATGATAAAATAGATGCCCCGGAACAGTCTTTTCCCTTCCatgaatctattttaaaagtaattgaggaggagtggcagcaaaTTGACAGGCAACTGCCTTCATTGGCATGCAAGTATCCAATTTCTTCCAGAGAGGCGACACGGATATTATCAGTTCCAAAAGTAGATGATGAGATCCTGGGGTGTATTTCTGAAGCCACTCCACCAGCAGGTATTCAGGCAGCTTCCACTGAGTCTTGTGATAAACAGGTGGACTTAGCACTTTGTAGAGCATATGAAGCTGCTGCATCAGCATTGCAGATTGCAACCCATACAGCCTTTGTAGTTCGGGCAATGCAGGCAGACATTAGTCAGACCGCACAAATTCTTAGCTCAGATCCTAGTCGTGTGCACCAGGCACTTGGGATTCTGAGCAAAACATATGACGCAGCCTCATTTCTTTGTGAAGCTGCATTCGATGAGGTAAAGATGGCTGCCCATACCATGGGATCTTCGACTTTAGGTCGCCGGTATCTCTGGTTAAAGGATTGCAAAATTAATCCAGCTTCTAAGAATAAGCTGGCTGTTACTCCCTTTAAAGGTGGAACATTATTTGGAGGAGAAGTATACAAAGTAATTAAAAAGCGTGGAAATAAACACTAA